The following are from one region of the Pristiophorus japonicus isolate sPriJap1 chromosome 24, sPriJap1.hap1, whole genome shotgun sequence genome:
- the LOC139237956 gene encoding transcription factor Jun-like translates to MSTKMEQPFYHDDTFLSGYVASESALHDYSSKYLKQNMNLNLVDPSRSLKPHLRNPEEHLLSAPEVGLLKLASPELERLIIQSSNGVITTTPTPGQYFCARNITDEQEGFADGFVKALEELHKINHVAPNVSISSPAMNCSASSSSSSSSGNAYGSSVAGEVPPVYTNLTAYTNPTGSLSAGGSYPTATISYLPQAYTLPVPLGHPRLQTLKEEPQIVPDVQSRGETPPLSPIDMENQERIKAERKRLRNRVAASKCRKRKLERIARLEDKVKNLKSDNAGLASTATVLRDQVSQLKQKVMTHISSGCQIVLTQKLQGF, encoded by the coding sequence atGTCTACGAAGATGGAACAACCATTTTATCACGATGACACCTTCCTTTCGGGCTACGTCGCTTCGGAGAGCGCTCTCCACGACTACAGCTCCAAGTACTTGAAGCAGAACATGAACCTGAACCTGGTGGACCCGTCCAGGTCCCTCAAGCCGCATCTCAGGAACCCTGAGGAGCACCTGCTCAGTGCGCCCGAAGTGGGACTCTTGAAGTTGGCCTCTCCCGAGCTGGAGCGCCTGATCATCCAATCCAGCAATGGGGTGATCACCACCACGCccactcctggccaatatttctgcgCCAGGAACATCACGGACGAGCAGGAAGGCTTCGCAGATGGGTTCGTCAAGGCTCTGGAGGAGCTGCACAAGATCAACCATGTGGcgcccaatgtgtccatctccagcCCGGCGATGAACTgcagtgcctcctcctcctcgtcctcctcctcgggcAATGCCTACGGCTCGTCGGTGGCCGGCGAGGTGCCACCCGTCTACACCAACCTCACCGCCTACACCAACCCCACCGGCAGCCTGTCGGCGGGCGGCAGCTACCCCACCGCCACCATCAGCTACCTGCCCCAAGCCTACACCCTGCCGGTGCCCCTGGGCCATCCGCGCCTGCAGACGCTCAAAGAGGAGCCCCAGATCGTGCCCGACGTCCAGAGCCGCGGCGAGACCCCTCCGCTCTCCCCCATCGACATGGAGAACCAGGAGCGCATCAAGGCGGAGAGGAAGCGCCTGAGGAACCGGGTGGCCGCCTCCAAGTGCAGGAAGAGGAAACTGGAGCGCATCGCCCGGCTGGAAGACAAGGTGAAGAATTTAAAATCGGACAACGCTGGCTTGGCATCCACCGCCACCGTCTTGAGGGACCAGGTCTCGCAGTTGAAACAGAAAGTTATGACTCACATCAGCAGTGGCTGCCAGATAGTATTAACTCAAAAACTGCAAGGCTTCTGA